In a single window of the Rhineura floridana isolate rRhiFlo1 chromosome 3, rRhiFlo1.hap2, whole genome shotgun sequence genome:
- the MCRIP1 gene encoding mapk-regulated corepressor-interacting protein 1 isoform X2 — protein sequence MMRPFLTDPCGISGPSSAMPTLHDCLVVVRARRKTSPIHTSSAWARAGEEATMTSSPVSRVVYNGKRNSSPRSPSNSSEIFTPAHEENVRFISEAWQCVERDLRSQMAGGERGLVEEYVEKMPNPSLKAFRPVDLSDLKRRNTQDAKKS from the exons ATGATGCGGCCTTTCTTAACCGACCCATGTGGAATTTCTGGGCCTAGCAGCGCAATGCCAACACTCCACGACTGCCTTGTTGTCGTTCGGGCGCGGAGAAAAA CATCGCCAATCCACACATCCAGTGCCTGGGCCAGGGCTGGGGAAGAGGCAACCATGACAAG TTCTCCTGTCTCCAGAGTTGTGTACAATGGCAAGAGAAACAGTAGCCCTCGCTCCCCAAGCAACAGCAGTGAGATCTTCACTCCTGCACATGAGGAGAATGTCCGCTTCATCTCTGAAG CATGGCAGTGCGTGGAGCGGGATCTCCGCAGTCAAATGGCAGGCGGTGAACGGGGACTTGTGGAGGAGTATGTGGAGAAGATGCCAAACCCCAGTCTGAAGG cattcagaCCTGTTGACTTGAGTGACCTAAAGCGGCGGAACACACAGGATGCTAAGAAATCCTAA
- the MCRIP1 gene encoding mapk-regulated corepressor-interacting protein 1 isoform X1, translating into METLSLGYMVQGLSRPIRQQCARAARPRLSLPPRAWQQREKPGPTPGPASPIHTSSAWARAGEEATMTSSPVSRVVYNGKRNSSPRSPSNSSEIFTPAHEENVRFISEAWQCVERDLRSQMAGGERGLVEEYVEKMPNPSLKAFRPVDLSDLKRRNTQDAKKS; encoded by the exons ATGGAAACCCTCTCCCTCGGGTACATGGTGCAGGGGCTATCCCGACCCATTCGCCAGCAGTGCGCACGCGCAGCCCGGCCTAGGCTCTCTCTTCCGCCCCGGGCCTGGCAGCAGCGAGAGAAGCCGGGACCTACCCCGGGCCCAG CATCGCCAATCCACACATCCAGTGCCTGGGCCAGGGCTGGGGAAGAGGCAACCATGACAAG TTCTCCTGTCTCCAGAGTTGTGTACAATGGCAAGAGAAACAGTAGCCCTCGCTCCCCAAGCAACAGCAGTGAGATCTTCACTCCTGCACATGAGGAGAATGTCCGCTTCATCTCTGAAG CATGGCAGTGCGTGGAGCGGGATCTCCGCAGTCAAATGGCAGGCGGTGAACGGGGACTTGTGGAGGAGTATGTGGAGAAGATGCCAAACCCCAGTCTGAAGG cattcagaCCTGTTGACTTGAGTGACCTAAAGCGGCGGAACACACAGGATGCTAAGAAATCCTAA
- the MCRIP1 gene encoding mapk-regulated corepressor-interacting protein 1 isoform X3 — protein sequence METLSLGYMVQGLSRPIRQQCARAARPRLSLPPRAWQQREKPGPTPGPASPIHTSSAWARAGEEATMTSSPVSRVVYNGKRNSSPRSPSNSSEIFTPAHEENVRFISEGAVFTFGKTDLCNCCISTHMAVRGAGSPQSNGRR from the exons ATGGAAACCCTCTCCCTCGGGTACATGGTGCAGGGGCTATCCCGACCCATTCGCCAGCAGTGCGCACGCGCAGCCCGGCCTAGGCTCTCTCTTCCGCCCCGGGCCTGGCAGCAGCGAGAGAAGCCGGGACCTACCCCGGGCCCAG CATCGCCAATCCACACATCCAGTGCCTGGGCCAGGGCTGGGGAAGAGGCAACCATGACAAG TTCTCCTGTCTCCAGAGTTGTGTACAATGGCAAGAGAAACAGTAGCCCTCGCTCCCCAAGCAACAGCAGTGAGATCTTCACTCCTGCACATGAGGAGAATGTCCGCTTCATCTCTGAAGGTGCTGTGTTTACATTTGGGAAGACTGACCTCTGCAATTGCTGTATCTCCACTCA CATGGCAGTGCGTGGAGCGGGATCTCCGCAGTCAAATGGCAGGCGGTGA
- the PPP1R27 gene encoding protein phosphatase 1 regulatory subunit 27: MKYYCPDSLPRYRRYARSLKTVRFPNDVLFQDHIRQGDLEQVGRFIRARKVTLDTIYPSGMAALHEAVLSGNLDCVKLLVKYGADINQKDEDGWTPLHMACSDGHADIARYLISLGAQCDAINDEGERPSDLIDPEYKELVELFKAARVD; encoded by the exons ATGAAGTATTACTGCCCAGACTCACTTCCCAGGTATAGGCGATATGCAAGAAGCCTAAAGACTGTGCGTTTCCCCAACGACGTTCTCTTTCAGGACCACATTCGGCAGGGTGACCTAGAGCAGGTGGGACGTTTTATCCGTGCTAGAAAGGTCACCTTGGACACTATCTATCCCTCAG GTATGGCTGCCCTCCATGAAGCTGTGCTTTCTGGGAACCTTGATTGTGTCAAGCTGTTGGTGAAATATGGTGCTGACATCAATCAAAAAGATGAGGACGGTTGGACTCCTCTGCACATGGCTTGCAGTGATGGTCATGCCGACATTGCAAG GTATCTTATCTCTCTTGGGGCCCAGTGTGATGCCATCAACGATGAAGGGGAGAGGCCATCTGACCTAATTGACCCTGAATACAAAGAACTTGTGGAGCTTTTCAAAGCAGCCCGAGTGGACTAA